In one window of Bemisia tabaci chromosome 6, PGI_BMITA_v3 DNA:
- the ACOX1 gene encoding acyl-coenzyme A oxidase 1, with protein MGSITINKDLLRERQSCTFNVLELTHLWDGGPEKTKERKELEKFFLDDPELQEKIPSEYLSHKEKYQEALRRSCLLFKKIKEWSDTTGCGSQMDTFQNILGGMLGSAILPDGVPFALNYVMFLPTVMGQGTMQQQAYWVSRAWNCEIMCTYAQTELGHGTFIRGLETTATYDPSTEEFVFNSPTLTSYKWWPGGLGHTCNYAVVVAQLYTKGQCHGIHPFIVQLRDEETHMPLPGIKIGEIGSKLGMNTINNGYLGFENVRIPRENMLMKNSKVLPDGTYVNSPSDKLTYGTMIFVRVALVRGIAAAYLSKALTIATRYSALRKQGEIKPGAGETQILEYRTQQHKLFPPMAMCFAMRCSADWLWDIYNSVTAELDRGDLERLPELHAMACCLKAVCTKDSAKAIEVCRLATGGHGYMNSSNFPSTYGMVTAAETYEGENTVLLLQTARFLVKAWQQARSGGNLTETVEYLKTMPLQPLSLWVNSLQHLGIAFKRVAAGNIETCATSIERRILVGVAPEDAWNEVSIQLAKAAETHCRAFMMQIFINFATSAQVSPELKKVLIELCELYGTYFLLDNLGDFFMYAGLRSSDVPSIQEWMETLLHKIRPNAVGIVDGFDISDAVLRSALGAYDGNVYERLFAEANKSPLNAEPVDESFHKYLKPFLKSNL; from the exons AGAAATTCTTCTTAGACGACCCAGagctgcaagaaaaaattccttCCGAGTACCTAAGTCACAAAGAGAAATACCAAGAAGCTCTCAGGAGATCATGTCTGCTCTTCAAGAAGATAAAAGAATGGTCGGATACGACAGGCTGTGGAAGCCAAATGGACACTTTCCA AAACATCCTTGGTGGAATGTTAGGCAGTGCTATACTTCCGGACGGAGTTCCTTTCGCTCTAAATTATGTGATGTTCCTACCTACTGTCATGGGTCAAGGTACCATGCAGCAGCAAGCATATTGGGTGTCTCGAGCATGGAATTGTGAAATTATGTGCACTTATGCTCAG acTGAGCTAGGACATGGAACTTTTATTCGAGGTTTGGAGACAACCGCCACTTATGATCCCAGCACAgaagaatttgtttttaatagCCCAACTTTAACGTCTTATAAATGGTGGCCTGGTGGTT tgggACATACGTGTAATTATGCTGTTGTTGTTGCACAACTGTATACCAAAGGACAGTGTCATGGTATTCATCCTTTCATCGTTCAATTGAGGGATGAAGAAACACACATGCCTTTACCAG gtATCAAAATCGGAGAAATAGGATCAAAATTAGGAATGAATACAATTAATAATGGTTATCTAGGTTTTGAAAATGTACGAATTCCTCGTGAAAACATGTTAATGAAGAATTCTAAAGTTTTACCT GATGGAACTTATGTCAACTCGCCTAGCGATAAATTAACATATGGTACTATGATTTTTGTTCGAGTGGCACTTGTTCGAGGGATTGCTGCAGCCTACCTCTCAAAAGCATTGACTATTGCAACGAGATATAGTGCACTTCGGAAACAGGGTGAAATCAAACCAGG TGCtggggaaactcaaattttagaatacaGAACACAACAGCACAAACTTTTCCCTCCCATGGCGATGTGCTTTGCAATGAGGTGCTCAGCTGATTGGTTGTGGGACATATACAACTCAGTCACAGCCGAGTTAGATCGAGGAGACTTGGAGCGATTGCCCGAA ctccACGCAATGGCCTGTTGTTTAAAAGCAGTTTGCACGAAGGATTCAGCAAAAGCAATAGAAGTTTGTCGTCTAGCTACCGGAGGCCACGGTTACATGAACTCCAGTAATTTCCCCTCTACCTATGGCATGGTCACTGCTGCTGAAACATATGAGGGAGAAAACACAGTCCTACTACTGCAGACCGCAAG ATTCCTTGTGAAAGCATGGCAACAAGCTCGCAGTGGCGGCAATCTAACAGAAACCGTAGAGTATTTAAAGACTATGCCTTTGCAGCCCTTATCATTATGGGTGAACAGCCTCCAACACCTAGGAATTGCTTTCAAAAGGGTGGCAGCTGG GAATATTGAAACCTGCGCAACTTCCATTGAAAGAAGAATTCTAGTAGGTGTAGCCCCTGAGGATGCTTGGAACGAAGTTTCAATCCAACTTGCCAAAGCTGCTGAG ACACACTGCAGAGCATTTATGATGCAAATATTCATCAATTTTGCCACAAGTGCGCAAGTGTCTCCAGAGCTCAAGAAGGTCCTGATCGAACTTTGTGAACTGTATGGCacatattttcttcttgataATCTTGGCGATTTCTTCAtg tatgcgGGACTACGTTCTTCTGATGTTCCAAGCATACAAGAGTGGATGGAAACGTTACTTCACAAGATACGACCAAACGCTGTGGGAATCGTGGATGGTTTTGACATATCAGATGCTGTGCTTAGGTCTGCGCTAGGAGCCTACGACGGCAATGTTTATGAGCGGCTTTTTGCGGAAGCAAATAAAAGTCCTTTGAACGCCGAACCAGTCGATGAATCTTTCCACAAGTACTTGAAACCATTCCTCAAGTCTAATTTATAG